The following coding sequences lie in one Danio rerio strain Tuebingen ecotype United States chromosome 25, GRCz12tu, whole genome shotgun sequence genomic window:
- the gpr22b gene encoding G-protein coupled receptor 22-like — protein sequence MHVPPAAEEESTMSNVTVLDITESVSPVMTAAGGPYPYPLSFQVSLTGFLMLEIVLGLSSNLTVLALYCMKSNLVNSVSNIVTMNLHVLDVLVCVCCIPLTIVVLMLSLQGDTVLVCCFHEACVSFASVATAANVLAITLDRYDISVKPANRVLTMGRAVALLGCIWVLSFVSFLVPFIEVGFLGPEPTLANQTAVVHVNEYYTELGLYYHLVAQIPIFCLTAVIMLMTYAKILQALNIRIGTRFHATQKKKKKLRRKKNFSLMSTSEQQLPEITDASQSSGGTRGNAPLGMRTSVSVIIALRRAVKRHRERRERQKRVFRMSLLIISTFLLCWTPITVLNTVILSAGPSDLTVKLRLGFLVMAYGTTVFHPLLYAFTRQKFQKVLKSKMKKRVVSISEADPLPNNAVIRNSWIDPKRNKKVTFDDHEARQKCLSSEDAD from the coding sequence ATGCACGTCCCTCCCGCCGCGGAGGAAGAAAGCACCATGAGTAACGTTACCGTCCTCGACATCACAGAGTCCGTGAGTCCCGTCATGACGGCGGCCGGTGGCCCGTACCCGTACCCGCTCAGCTTCCAGGTGTCTCTGACCGGATTCCTGATGCTGGAGATTGTCCTGGGACTGAGCAGCAACCTGACCGTGCTAGCGCTCTACTGCATGAAGTCCAACTTGGTCAATTCGGTCAGCAACATAGTCACGATGAACCTCCATGTGCTGGACGTGCTGGTGTGCGTTTGCTGTATCCCTTTAACCATCGTAGTGTTGATGCTTTCCTTACAAGGCGACACGGTGCTTGTTTGCTGCTTCCATGAGGCCTGCGTGTCATTTGCTAGCGTGGCTACGGCGGCTAACGTGCTAGCTATCACTTTAGACCGATACGACATATCCGTTAAGCCGGCCAATCGCGTACTGACTATGGGCCGAGCGGTGGCTTTGTTGGGATGCATTTGGGTGCTGTCTTTTGTTAGCTTCTTGGTGCCGTTTATCGAAGTGGGATTTTTGGGACCGGAGCCCACGCTAGCCAATCAAACCGCCGTCGTGCATGTTAACGAATATTACACAGAGCTTGGTTTATACTACCACCTAGTGGCTCAAATCCCAATTTTTTGCTTGACTGCTGTGATTATGTTAATGACGTACGCTAAGATACTTCAGGCGCTCAATATTCGAATTGGAACGCGCTTCCATGCGAcgcaaaagaagaagaagaagttgcGAAGAAAGAAGAATTTTTCGCTAATGTCGACGTCTGAGCAGCAATTGCCAGAAATCACGGACGCCTCGCAGAGCAGTGGTGGAACTCGGGGAAATGCGCCGTTAGGTATGCGCACTTCAGTTTCCGTGATCATTGCTCTTCGTAGAGCGGTTAAACGCCACCGGGAGCGCCGTGAGCGACAAAAGCGAGTTTTCCGCATGTCGTTGCTCATCATCTCCACGTTTCTTCTGTGCTGGACGCCTAttaccgttttaaacactgtgatCCTCAGCGCAGGCCCCAGCGATCTCACGGTTAAGCTGCGATTGGGATTTCTGGTCATGGCCTACGGCACTACAGTCTTCCATCCGCTGCTGTACGCATTCACCAGGCAGAAGTTCCAGAAAGTGCTGAAAAGCAAAATGAAGAAGCGGGTGGTGTCCATCAGCGAGGCGGATCCACTGCCGAACAACGCAGTGATCCGAAACTCCTGGATCGATCCCAAGCGGAATAAGAAAGTGACGTTTGATGATCACGAAGCAAGACAGAAATGTCTGTCGTCTGAAGATGCAGACTAA